In Neorhizobium galegae, the following proteins share a genomic window:
- the mepA gene encoding penicillin-insensitive murein endopeptidase yields the protein MRSISGTILRLTVTAFLCGAFAGSVAAQEGTPAKQLFGTLKLPSMAEAEPLGFYAKGCMSGAVALPTDGPTWQAMRLSRNRRWGNPAMIALLERFSGDAARLGWGSGILVGDISQPRGGPMITGHASHQIGLDADIWFTPKPAQPLSAQQRESLPFTSMLDKSKFLTVDPSRWTSTHAKVVMQAASYPQVERVFVNPAIKKKLCETWTGDRSLLGKVRPIYGHDEHFHIRIHCPAGATACQSQAPVAKGDGCDNSLAWWFSKEPWAPPPKPDPNKKPVKPRQVMLSDLPKACAAVLAAPSRSEDDATFGGSAVAYTAQPAASAPAKTIEAIVNDPPPASDDMPIPTPRPLQ from the coding sequence ATGAGATCGATTTCGGGTACTATTTTGCGGCTGACGGTGACCGCTTTCCTTTGCGGCGCGTTCGCGGGATCGGTGGCAGCGCAGGAAGGCACGCCGGCGAAACAGCTTTTTGGCACCTTGAAGCTCCCGAGCATGGCGGAGGCGGAACCGCTCGGTTTCTATGCGAAGGGTTGCATGTCCGGCGCCGTGGCGTTGCCGACCGATGGGCCGACCTGGCAGGCGATGCGCCTCTCGCGCAACCGCCGCTGGGGCAATCCGGCGATGATCGCACTGCTCGAACGGTTCTCTGGCGATGCCGCAAGGCTCGGCTGGGGTTCTGGCATTCTCGTCGGCGACATTTCGCAGCCCCGCGGCGGCCCGATGATCACAGGCCATGCCTCACACCAGATCGGCCTCGACGCCGATATCTGGTTCACGCCGAAGCCCGCCCAGCCTCTGAGCGCCCAGCAACGCGAAAGTCTGCCGTTCACCTCCATGCTCGACAAGAGCAAATTCCTGACCGTCGATCCCAGTCGCTGGACCAGCACTCACGCCAAGGTCGTCATGCAGGCGGCGAGCTATCCGCAGGTGGAGCGGGTCTTCGTTAACCCGGCCATCAAGAAGAAGCTTTGCGAAACCTGGACCGGCGATCGAAGCCTGCTCGGCAAGGTCCGGCCGATCTACGGCCATGACGAACATTTCCATATCCGCATCCACTGCCCGGCCGGCGCTACGGCCTGCCAGAGCCAGGCGCCGGTCGCCAAGGGCGACGGCTGCGACAATTCCCTCGCCTGGTGGTTCAGCAAGGAGCCGTGGGCGCCGCCGCCGAAGCCGGACCCGAACAAGAAGCCGGTCAAGCCTCGCCAGGTCATGCTCTCGGATCTCCCGAAAGCCTGTGCAGCCGTGCTTGCCGCCCCCTCGCGCTCCGAAGACGACGCGACCTTCGGCGGCAGCGCCGTGGCCTACACGGCTCAGCCTGCCGCGTCGGCACCGGCAAAGACTATCGAGGCGATCGTCAACGATCCGCCGCCCGCTTCCGATGACATGCCGATCCCGACACCGCGTCCGCTGCAATAG
- a CDS encoding extracellular solute-binding protein, with the protein MVLARLKVGFAIALATVFAASSVPAQEPKWRHGMAVVGDLKLPEGFKQLPYVDVNAPKAGELRLGDEGTFDNLNLVIDRGAAASGLSLIYDTLMKRSEDEVFGTYGLLAEAVSYPDDVSSVTFRLRQEAKWPDGQPVTPEDVIFSLEKLKEHSALYSGYYRHVTGAEKTGDREVTFRFDEKNNRELPSIVGDFPILPKHWWEGKDAQGNQRDISRTTLEPPIGSGPYKIGAVQPGSTIRYELRDDYWGKSLPINLGQYNFRTISYTYFSDADVEFEAFRAGTIDYRQENSSSRWITRYDFDAVKDGRVIKEALTNPFKAVGVMQAFVPNMRRDIFKDARVREALNYAYDFEDLNKNLAYGGLKRVDSFFWGTELASSGLPQGKELEILNGLKDKVPARVFTTPYTNPVGGDPNKVRDNLRTAISLLKGAGWELKGNRMVNAKTGQPLGFEILLNSQSQERTVMPYVTSLKKIGIDVRLRIVDASQYINRIRSFDYDMMYGVWAQTMNPGNEQADYWGSASVSRPGSRNYAGIADPAVDQLITMITFAPNREDQVAAVKAMDRVLLANHYVVPMFYSGEARIAYWNRITHPQRLPEYSIGFPETWSARSAAK; encoded by the coding sequence ATGGTTCTGGCTCGGCTGAAGGTAGGTTTCGCGATCGCCCTGGCGACGGTTTTCGCAGCGTCGAGCGTGCCGGCCCAGGAACCGAAATGGCGGCATGGCATGGCCGTTGTCGGGGACCTCAAGCTGCCGGAAGGCTTCAAGCAGCTCCCCTATGTCGATGTAAACGCGCCGAAGGCCGGCGAGCTGCGCCTCGGCGACGAAGGCACGTTCGACAACCTCAACCTGGTGATCGACCGGGGTGCCGCGGCTTCGGGTTTGAGCCTGATCTACGACACGCTCATGAAGCGGTCGGAGGACGAGGTTTTCGGCACCTACGGCCTTTTGGCCGAGGCCGTGTCCTATCCGGACGACGTGTCTTCGGTGACGTTCCGCTTGAGGCAGGAGGCGAAATGGCCGGACGGCCAGCCGGTCACTCCGGAAGACGTGATCTTCAGCCTGGAGAAGCTGAAGGAGCACAGCGCCCTCTATTCCGGCTACTATCGGCATGTCACCGGTGCTGAAAAGACCGGCGACCGCGAAGTGACCTTCCGCTTCGACGAAAAGAACAATCGCGAACTGCCTTCGATCGTCGGCGACTTCCCGATCCTGCCCAAGCACTGGTGGGAAGGCAAGGACGCACAGGGCAACCAGCGCGACATTTCCCGCACCACGCTGGAGCCGCCGATCGGGTCCGGACCCTACAAGATCGGGGCCGTTCAGCCGGGCTCCACCATTCGCTACGAGCTGCGCGACGATTACTGGGGCAAGAGCCTGCCGATCAATCTCGGCCAGTATAACTTCCGGACGATCAGCTATACCTATTTTTCGGATGCCGACGTGGAATTCGAGGCCTTCCGGGCCGGTACGATCGACTACCGCCAGGAAAACAGTTCGAGCCGTTGGATCACGCGTTACGATTTCGACGCGGTGAAGGACGGGCGGGTGATCAAGGAAGCGCTGACCAATCCGTTCAAGGCCGTCGGCGTCATGCAGGCTTTCGTGCCGAACATGCGGCGCGACATCTTCAAGGACGCGCGGGTCCGCGAAGCGCTGAACTACGCCTATGACTTCGAGGATCTCAACAAGAACCTCGCCTATGGCGGCTTGAAGCGGGTCGACAGCTTCTTCTGGGGCACCGAGCTTGCGTCCTCCGGCCTGCCCCAGGGAAAGGAACTGGAGATTCTCAACGGGTTGAAGGACAAGGTTCCGGCGCGGGTGTTTACGACCCCCTATACCAACCCCGTCGGTGGCGACCCCAACAAGGTGCGCGATAACCTGCGCACGGCCATCAGCCTGCTGAAGGGGGCCGGCTGGGAGTTGAAGGGCAATCGGATGGTCAATGCCAAGACCGGGCAGCCCCTGGGTTTCGAAATTCTCCTGAACAGCCAGTCGCAGGAGCGCACCGTGATGCCCTATGTGACAAGTCTCAAGAAAATCGGCATCGATGTCCGGCTCCGGATAGTCGACGCATCGCAATACATCAATCGAATCCGCAGCTTTGACTACGACATGATGTACGGGGTTTGGGCCCAGACCATGAACCCCGGCAACGAACAGGCGGACTACTGGGGATCGGCGTCCGTTAGCCGGCCGGGATCACGCAACTATGCAGGCATCGCCGATCCAGCGGTGGATCAGCTGATCACCATGATCACCTTCGCGCCGAACCGGGAAGATCAGGTGGCAGCCGTCAAGGCGATGGACCGGGTGCTGCTCGCCAACCACTATGTGGTCCCGATGTTCTATTCCGGCGAAGCGAGGATCGCCTACTGGAACCGCATCACGCATCCGCAGAGACTGCCGGAATACAGCATAGGTTTCCCCGAGACCTGGTCGGCCAGAAGCGCCGCGAAGTGA
- a CDS encoding microcin C ABC transporter permease YejB, with translation MGAYILRRVLLMIPTIVGIMAISFLVVQFAPGGPVEQVIAQIQGQDTGDRLSGGGGELLQQQSGGEESRYRGAQGLDPEFIAKLEKQFGFDKPPATRFLEMMWNYIRFDFGESFFRNTSVLDLIIDKMPVSISLGFWILIVSYLISIPLGIRKAVKDGSTFDVWTSGVIIIGYAVPSFLFGILLIVLFAGGSFFDWFPLRGLVSDNFSELSWWEKVIDYFWHLTLPLIAMSLSAFATTTLLTKNSFIDEIKKQYVTTARAKGLNERQVLYGHVFRNAMLIVIAGFPGAFISAFFTGSLLIENIFSLDGLGRLGYLAIVNRDYPIVFGTLYIFSLMGLFVSLISDLIYTWIDPRIDFERRDV, from the coding sequence ATGGGCGCCTATATTCTCCGCCGTGTTCTGCTGATGATACCGACGATCGTCGGTATCATGGCGATTTCCTTCCTCGTCGTGCAGTTCGCGCCGGGCGGCCCGGTCGAGCAGGTGATCGCCCAGATACAGGGCCAGGATACCGGCGACCGGCTTTCCGGCGGTGGCGGCGAACTGCTCCAGCAACAGAGCGGAGGCGAGGAAAGCCGCTATCGCGGCGCCCAGGGCCTCGACCCGGAATTCATCGCCAAGCTCGAGAAGCAGTTCGGTTTCGACAAACCGCCCGCGACGCGGTTCCTCGAAATGATGTGGAACTACATCCGCTTCGACTTTGGCGAGAGCTTCTTCCGCAATACCTCGGTGCTCGATCTGATCATCGACAAGATGCCGGTGTCGATCTCGCTCGGCTTCTGGATCCTGATCGTCTCCTACCTGATCTCGATTCCATTGGGCATCCGCAAGGCGGTCAAGGACGGCTCGACCTTCGACGTCTGGACCTCCGGCGTGATCATCATCGGTTATGCGGTGCCGAGCTTCCTGTTCGGCATCCTGCTGATCGTGCTCTTCGCAGGCGGTTCCTTCTTCGACTGGTTCCCGCTGCGCGGCCTGGTTTCGGACAATTTTTCAGAACTTTCCTGGTGGGAAAAGGTCATCGACTATTTCTGGCACCTGACACTGCCGTTGATCGCCATGTCGCTTTCGGCCTTCGCCACCACCACGCTTTTGACCAAGAACTCGTTCATCGACGAGATCAAGAAGCAGTATGTGACGACGGCGCGCGCCAAAGGCCTCAACGAGCGGCAGGTGCTCTATGGCCACGTCTTCCGCAACGCCATGCTGATCGTCATTGCTGGCTTCCCGGGCGCCTTCATCTCCGCCTTCTTCACCGGTTCGCTGCTGATCGAGAACATCTTCTCGCTGGATGGGCTGGGGCGCCTCGGTTATCTCGCGATCGTCAATCGCGACTATCCGATCGTTTTCGGCACGCTCTACATCTTCTCTCTGATGGGCCTGTTCGTCAGCCTGATTTCGGACCTGATCTATACCTGGATCGATCCGCGCATCGATTTCGAGCGGAGGGATGTCTGA
- a CDS encoding ABC transporter permease, producing MEATAAKTTGQAAPPQKRPWISPTNRRRLANFRANKRGYWSFWLFMVLFVLSLFAEFIANDRPIVASYKGEILYPVVVDYPEEKFGGFLATTDYRSDYIQQEIEANGWMVWPPIRYSYQTVNSNIPHSAPTEPFWLMEKADRCAAYPQKDQDPNCILGNLNWLGTDDQARDVTARMIYGFRISVLFGLVLTICSAVIGVTAGAVQGYFGGWTDLLMQRFIEIWSSMPVLYILLIIASILPPGFFVLLGILLLFSWVGFVGVVRAEFLRARNFEYVRAARALGVGNWTIMSRHLLPNAMVATLTFLPFILSGSIATLTSLDFLGFGLPAGSPSLGEMISQGKNNLQAPWLGFSAFFTMSIMLSLLIFIGEAVRDAFDPRKTFG from the coding sequence ATGGAGGCGACCGCCGCAAAGACCACCGGGCAGGCGGCACCGCCGCAGAAGCGGCCCTGGATTTCGCCGACCAACCGGCGGCGGCTCGCCAATTTCCGTGCCAACAAGCGCGGTTACTGGTCGTTCTGGCTGTTCATGGTCCTTTTCGTGCTCAGCCTGTTTGCGGAATTCATCGCCAACGACCGGCCGATCGTCGCCTCCTACAAGGGCGAAATCCTCTACCCGGTCGTCGTCGATTACCCGGAGGAGAAGTTCGGCGGCTTCCTGGCAACGACCGATTACCGCTCCGATTACATCCAGCAGGAAATCGAGGCGAACGGCTGGATGGTCTGGCCGCCGATCCGCTATTCCTACCAGACGGTCAATTCCAACATCCCCCATTCGGCGCCGACAGAACCCTTCTGGCTGATGGAGAAGGCGGATCGCTGCGCCGCCTATCCGCAAAAGGATCAGGACCCGAACTGCATCCTCGGCAATCTGAACTGGCTCGGCACCGACGACCAGGCACGCGACGTAACCGCCCGCATGATCTACGGCTTCCGCATCTCCGTCCTGTTCGGCCTGGTGCTGACGATCTGCTCGGCAGTAATCGGCGTGACGGCCGGCGCGGTGCAGGGTTATTTCGGTGGATGGACCGATCTTCTGATGCAGCGGTTCATCGAGATCTGGTCTTCCATGCCGGTTCTCTACATCCTGCTGATCATCGCCTCGATCCTGCCGCCTGGCTTCTTCGTCCTGCTCGGCATCCTCTTGCTTTTCTCCTGGGTCGGGTTCGTCGGCGTGGTGCGCGCCGAATTCCTGCGGGCCCGCAATTTCGAATATGTCCGTGCCGCCCGTGCGCTCGGCGTCGGCAACTGGACGATCATGTCCCGGCACCTTCTGCCGAACGCCATGGTCGCGACGCTGACCTTCCTGCCCTTCATCCTGTCGGGCTCGATCGCGACGCTGACCTCGCTCGACTTCCTGGGCTTCGGCCTGCCGGCGGGCTCTCCGTCGCTCGGCGAGATGATTTCGCAGGGCAAGAACAACCTGCAGGCGCCATGGCTCGGCTTCTCCGCCTTCTTCACCATGTCGATCATGCTGTCGCTGCTGATCTTCATCGGCGAGGCCGTGCGCGATGCCTTCGATCCGAGAAAGACGTTCGGGTGA
- a CDS encoding ABC transporter ATP-binding protein, translated as MTEPLLSIRDLSVAFHQGGDTSIAVDGVSFDIHPGEVLALVGESGSGKSVTANSILKLLPYPSASHPSGEILFDGKDMLKASEPELRRVRGNDVTMIFQEPMTSLNPLHSIEKQIGEILELHHGTNGQAVRIRTLELLNQVGIREAEKRLKAYPHELSGGQRQRVMIAMALANRPKLLIADEPTTALDVTVQAQILDLLRGLKGEHGMSMLFITHDLGIVRKFADRVCVMTKGKIVETGTVEDVFANPQHTYTRHLLASEPRGEPPPADPSKPVVMEGKDIRVWFPIKAGFLRKVVDHVKAVDGVDLQLRAGETLGVVGESGSGKTTLGLALARLISSQGRIAFVGTDIDKFSFKEMRPFRDRLQVVFQDPYGSLSPRMSVGDIVAEGLKVHERSLSADGRDERVAWALSEVGLDPATRWRYPHEFSGGQRQRIAIARAMVLKPRFVMLDEPTSALDMTVQAQVVDLLRDLQKKHDLAYLFISHDLKVVKALANHVIVMRLGKVVEEGPADQIFQAPKQDYTRALMAAAFNLEAVEIEAINQ; from the coding sequence ATGACAGAGCCGCTTCTTTCCATCCGCGATCTCTCCGTGGCCTTCCACCAGGGTGGCGATACCTCGATCGCCGTCGACGGGGTCTCTTTCGACATCCACCCCGGCGAGGTGCTGGCGCTGGTGGGGGAATCCGGTTCCGGCAAGTCGGTAACGGCCAATTCCATCCTCAAGCTGTTGCCTTATCCGTCCGCAAGCCATCCGTCCGGCGAGATCCTGTTCGACGGCAAGGATATGCTGAAGGCGTCCGAGCCGGAACTGCGCCGTGTGCGCGGCAACGACGTCACGATGATCTTCCAGGAGCCGATGACCTCGCTCAATCCGCTTCATTCGATCGAAAAGCAGATCGGCGAGATCCTTGAGCTTCACCACGGAACCAACGGCCAGGCAGTGCGTATCCGCACGCTCGAACTCCTGAACCAGGTCGGCATCCGCGAAGCGGAAAAGCGGCTGAAAGCCTATCCGCACGAGCTGTCCGGCGGCCAGCGCCAGCGTGTGATGATCGCCATGGCGCTCGCCAACCGCCCGAAACTGCTGATCGCCGACGAACCGACCACGGCGCTCGACGTCACCGTGCAGGCGCAGATTCTTGACCTTCTGCGTGGCCTAAAGGGCGAGCACGGCATGTCCATGCTGTTCATCACCCACGACCTCGGCATCGTCCGCAAGTTCGCCGATCGCGTCTGCGTCATGACCAAGGGCAAGATCGTCGAGACCGGCACGGTGGAGGATGTCTTCGCCAATCCGCAGCACACCTATACGCGCCATCTGCTCGCCTCCGAGCCCCGCGGTGAGCCACCACCGGCCGATCCTTCCAAGCCGGTGGTGATGGAAGGCAAGGATATCCGTGTCTGGTTCCCGATCAAGGCGGGCTTCCTGCGCAAAGTGGTCGATCATGTGAAGGCCGTCGATGGCGTCGATCTCCAACTGCGCGCCGGCGAGACGCTCGGCGTCGTCGGCGAATCCGGCTCGGGCAAGACGACGCTCGGTCTCGCGCTCGCAAGGCTCATCTCCTCGCAGGGCCGCATCGCCTTCGTCGGAACGGACATCGACAAGTTCTCCTTCAAGGAGATGCGCCCGTTCCGCGACCGTCTGCAGGTGGTCTTCCAGGATCCCTATGGATCGCTGAGCCCCCGCATGTCGGTCGGCGATATTGTCGCCGAGGGGCTGAAGGTGCATGAACGGTCGCTTTCCGCCGATGGCCGCGACGAGCGTGTCGCCTGGGCCTTGAGCGAAGTCGGCCTGGATCCGGCGACCCGCTGGCGTTATCCGCACGAGTTTTCCGGCGGCCAGCGCCAGCGTATCGCGATTGCCCGCGCCATGGTGCTGAAACCGCGTTTCGTGATGCTCGACGAGCCCACTTCGGCGCTCGACATGACCGTCCAGGCGCAGGTCGTCGATCTCTTGCGCGACCTGCAGAAGAAGCACGATCTCGCCTATCTCTTCATCAGCCACGATCTGAAGGTCGTGAAGGCGCTCGCCAACCACGTCATCGTCATGCGCCTCGGCAAGGTGGTGGAAGAAGGCCCCGCGGACCAGATTTTCCAGGCGCCGAAGCAGGACTATACCCGCGCCCTGATGGCGGCGGCCTTCAATCTGGAAGCCGTCGAAATCGAAGCCATCAACCAGTAA
- a CDS encoding 2-hydroxyacid dehydrogenase, translated as MPAKHPVVVDLKFERREVDAALADAFAGRTVLHASDPGVDMSEARYAVIWKPDPDLFQRAPKLEVLFSGGAGVDYILTMPGLPDVPIVRFVDESLTTRMSEWVVLQALSHLRQVPAYLGQQRERRWRELSQPEAKDLTVGVMGLGVLGQDAVRKLKIMGFDVVGWSRSKKTIEGVETFDGGELDAFLARTDILVGLLPLTPDTRGIFNASLFAKLRQGGALGKPVFINAGRGGSQVESDLVAALDNGILGGASLDVFEKEPLGADSPLWATDNVIITPHAASASDVRALFRNAEAQMERYEAGDPLQHVVDRRAGY; from the coding sequence ATGCCCGCCAAACATCCGGTCGTCGTCGATCTCAAGTTCGAACGCCGCGAGGTCGATGCCGCACTCGCCGACGCTTTTGCCGGTCGCACTGTGCTGCACGCCTCCGATCCGGGAGTAGACATGTCCGAGGCGCGCTACGCGGTGATCTGGAAGCCGGACCCGGACCTCTTCCAGCGGGCGCCGAAGCTGGAGGTGTTGTTTTCCGGCGGCGCCGGCGTCGATTATATCCTGACCATGCCCGGCCTGCCTGACGTCCCGATCGTCCGTTTCGTCGACGAAAGCCTGACGACGCGGATGAGCGAATGGGTCGTGCTGCAGGCCCTGAGCCACCTGCGGCAGGTGCCGGCCTATCTCGGACAGCAGCGCGAACGCCGGTGGCGCGAACTCTCCCAACCGGAAGCGAAGGATCTGACCGTCGGCGTCATGGGCCTTGGCGTGCTCGGCCAGGACGCGGTCCGGAAACTGAAGATCATGGGTTTTGATGTCGTCGGCTGGTCGCGCAGCAAAAAGACCATCGAGGGTGTCGAAACCTTCGACGGCGGCGAGCTCGATGCTTTCCTCGCCCGCACGGACATTCTGGTCGGCCTCCTGCCGCTGACGCCGGATACGCGCGGCATCTTCAATGCCTCCCTGTTTGCAAAACTTCGCCAGGGCGGGGCCTTGGGCAAGCCGGTCTTCATCAATGCCGGACGCGGCGGCAGCCAGGTGGAGAGCGATCTTGTTGCAGCGCTCGATAACGGCATTCTCGGCGGCGCATCGCTGGATGTCTTCGAGAAGGAACCGCTCGGCGCAGATAGCCCGCTCTGGGCGACGGACAACGTCATCATTACGCCCCATGCGGCTTCCGCCTCCGATGTGAGGGCGCTGTTTCGCAATGCGGAGGCCCAGATGGAACGCTACGAGGCGGGCGACCCCTTGCAGCACGTCGTGGATCGCCGGGCAGGCTACTGA
- the pncB gene encoding nicotinate phosphoribosyltransferase: MTKTDIASRVYNHTWKLDPIIRSLIDTDFYKLLMLQMIWKLYPDVDATFSLINRTTSVKLAEEIDEGALREQLDHARTVGLSKKEMIWLAGNTFYGRKQIFEPEFLNWLSTYKLPEYELSKRDGQYELTFHGKWMETTLWEIPALAIINELRSRSAMRSLGFFTLDVLYARAKAKMWEKVERLQALPGLRISDFGTRRRHSFLWQRWCVEALKEGIGPAFTGTSNVLLAMDSDLEAVGTNAHELPMVAAALAETDEQLRASPYQVLKDWNRLYGGNLLIVLPDAFGTAAFLRDAPDWVADWTGFRPDSAPPVEGGEKIIAWWKKMGRNPKDKLLIFSDGLDVEAIVDTYRHFEGRVRMSFGWGTNLTNDFAGCAPHEIAGLMPISIVCKVSEANGRPAVKLSDNPRKATGDPAEVERYLKFFGQEDRVDQVVLV, translated from the coding sequence ATGACAAAGACCGATATCGCCAGCAGGGTGTATAACCACACCTGGAAGCTCGACCCGATCATCCGCAGTCTGATCGATACGGATTTCTACAAGCTCCTGATGCTGCAGATGATCTGGAAGCTCTATCCGGATGTCGACGCCACCTTCTCGCTGATCAACCGCACGACCAGCGTCAAGCTGGCGGAGGAGATCGACGAGGGCGCGCTGCGCGAACAGCTCGACCATGCCCGCACCGTCGGCCTGTCCAAGAAGGAGATGATCTGGCTTGCGGGTAACACGTTTTATGGCCGCAAGCAGATCTTCGAGCCGGAATTCTTGAACTGGCTGTCCACCTACAAGCTGCCGGAATACGAGCTTTCGAAGCGCGACGGCCAGTACGAGCTGACCTTCCACGGCAAGTGGATGGAGACGACGCTCTGGGAAATTCCGGCACTCGCGATCATCAACGAACTGCGTTCCCGTTCTGCCATGCGCTCGCTGGGCTTCTTCACGCTCGACGTGCTCTACGCGCGGGCCAAGGCCAAGATGTGGGAAAAGGTCGAACGCCTGCAGGCATTGCCGGGCCTGCGCATCTCCGATTTCGGAACGCGCCGCCGTCACAGCTTCCTGTGGCAGCGCTGGTGCGTCGAGGCGCTCAAGGAAGGCATCGGCCCGGCCTTCACCGGCACCAGCAACGTTCTGCTGGCGATGGACTCCGATCTCGAAGCCGTGGGCACCAATGCGCACGAGCTGCCCATGGTGGCTGCTGCTCTCGCGGAGACCGACGAGCAGCTGCGCGCCTCGCCCTATCAGGTCCTGAAGGACTGGAACCGGCTCTACGGCGGCAACCTGCTGATCGTCCTGCCGGATGCCTTCGGCACGGCGGCGTTCCTGCGCGATGCGCCGGACTGGGTGGCCGACTGGACCGGCTTCCGCCCCGACAGCGCGCCACCGGTCGAGGGCGGCGAAAAGATCATCGCCTGGTGGAAGAAGATGGGCCGCAATCCCAAGGACAAGCTGCTGATCTTTTCCGACGGGCTGGATGTCGAGGCGATCGTCGATACCTACCGGCATTTCGAAGGCCGCGTGCGCATGAGCTTCGGCTGGGGCACCAACCTGACCAACGATTTCGCCGGCTGCGCGCCGCACGAGATTGCCGGTCTGATGCCGATCTCCATCGTCTGCAAGGTAAGCGAGGCGAATGGCCGCCCGGCGGTGAAACTCTCCGACAATCCGCGCAAGGCGACCGGAGATCCGGCCGAGGTGGAACGCTATCTGAAGTTCTTCGGCCAGGAAGATCGCGTCGATCAGGTTGTGCTGGTCTAA
- a CDS encoding DUF1236 domain-containing protein, producing the protein MKKIILASCAILAASFATQAGAQQGTVNGAAGGAVTGAIVGGPVGAAVGGVVGAVAGTAIDPPPREVVTYVQEQPAPTTSVVVEQPIAVGKPIPQSVVVTPVPSNPKYAYTVVNNQRVIVDPQTHTVVQVIR; encoded by the coding sequence ATGAAGAAGATCATTCTCGCATCCTGCGCCATTCTCGCCGCTTCCTTCGCGACACAGGCCGGAGCCCAGCAGGGCACCGTCAACGGTGCAGCCGGCGGAGCCGTTACCGGTGCCATCGTCGGCGGTCCAGTCGGCGCCGCGGTGGGTGGGGTCGTCGGCGCCGTAGCCGGTACCGCGATCGATCCGCCACCGCGCGAAGTCGTCACCTATGTGCAGGAGCAGCCTGCCCCGACCACATCCGTGGTGGTCGAACAGCCGATCGCTGTGGGCAAGCCGATCCCGCAGAGCGTCGTCGTGACCCCGGTGCCCAGCAATCCGAAATATGCCTATACGGTCGTCAACAACCAGCGCGTGATCGTCGATCCGCAGACCCATACAGTGGTTCAGGTCATCCGGTAA